A genome region from Haloarcula rubripromontorii includes the following:
- a CDS encoding class-III pyridoxal-phosphate-dependent aminotransferase — translation MDRNTAEPRVDSLPGPQSSEWVEYHHETAAPSTYVYDFVWDITEDAIGPFCTDADGNVLLDFTCHVAASPLGYNNPKVLDRADEFDMVDPLKIAGQDFYVSTGGSPDETSLPGPAHLMDRLTDITSHYDFDTVFLSNSGAEAVENAMKICYDNCETPKYGITFDGAFHGRTLGALSLNRSKSVYRRKFPELSGIHDVEYSEAGVERLRSKLDADTGHIPPEEVAFLILEPIQGEGGYRVPSPEFLSAVDDLCREHDIPIIADEIQSGAGRTGEMWAVDHYDIEPDVITSAKALRVGATISRSDIFPSETSRLSSTWGAGDILGSMRGALTLAAIEDHNLLDNAAEKGTYFMDRLRDISADRPLVEDVRGLGLMTAVEFDTPDRRDAVMETALQHGLLTLGCGQKSLRLLPPLDVTERELELCVDILDSVFTEVADAVASA, via the coding sequence ATGGACCGCAATACTGCAGAGCCGCGTGTCGATAGTCTGCCCGGCCCACAGAGCAGCGAATGGGTCGAGTACCACCACGAGACCGCCGCGCCGAGTACGTACGTGTACGATTTCGTCTGGGACATCACCGAGGACGCAATCGGTCCGTTCTGTACAGATGCGGACGGCAACGTCCTGCTGGATTTCACATGCCACGTCGCCGCGTCGCCGCTCGGGTACAACAACCCGAAGGTCCTCGACCGGGCCGACGAGTTCGACATGGTCGACCCGCTGAAAATCGCCGGTCAAGACTTCTACGTCAGCACCGGTGGTTCGCCCGACGAAACGTCGCTGCCGGGTCCTGCCCACCTGATGGATCGACTGACCGACATTACCAGCCATTACGACTTCGACACCGTCTTCCTCTCGAACTCCGGTGCTGAGGCAGTCGAGAACGCGATGAAGATCTGTTACGATAACTGCGAGACGCCGAAATACGGCATTACTTTCGACGGCGCGTTCCACGGACGGACCCTCGGGGCGCTTTCACTGAACCGTTCGAAGTCCGTCTACCGACGGAAGTTCCCCGAACTCAGCGGCATTCACGACGTGGAGTACTCAGAGGCCGGTGTCGAGCGCCTCCGTTCGAAACTCGACGCGGATACCGGCCATATCCCGCCCGAAGAAGTCGCGTTCCTCATTCTGGAGCCGATACAGGGCGAAGGCGGCTATCGCGTCCCGAGCCCCGAGTTCCTCTCGGCCGTCGACGACCTCTGCCGGGAACACGACATCCCGATCATCGCTGACGAAATCCAGTCGGGAGCCGGCCGCACTGGCGAGATGTGGGCCGTCGACCACTACGACATCGAACCGGATGTCATCACGAGCGCCAAAGCGCTCCGGGTCGGCGCGACCATCTCCCGGTCGGACATCTTCCCATCCGAAACGTCGCGGCTCTCCTCGACGTGGGGGGCCGGCGACATCCTCGGCTCGATGCGTGGCGCACTGACTCTCGCCGCTATCGAGGACCACAACCTGCTGGACAACGCCGCCGAGAAGGGGACGTACTTCATGGACCGACTCCGCGATATCTCGGCAGACCGTCCGCTGGTCGAAGACGTTCGCGGCCTCGGCCTGATGACCGCGGTGGAGTTCGATACGCCTGATCGCCGCGACGCCGTGATGGAAACCGCGCTCCAGCACGGCCTCCTCACGCTCGGCTGTGGCCAGAAATCCCTCCGACTGCTCCCGCCACTTGATGTCACCGAGCGCGAACTGGAACTCTGTGTCGACATCCTCGATTCGGTCTTTACCGAGGTTGCAGACGCTGTCGCGTCGGCCTAA
- a CDS encoding amino acid ABC transporter permease, which translates to MAAILLQTADWLFVIDNLGLLLGGTAVTIALTVASILLGFTIGFPAGAIEVYGSERASRLVEQVGVVLRGTPLLVIIMVLYFGLSVSSSAFVTATIALGLRSAAYQSQIFRGALQSVDDGQLEAARAVAMSRFEAIRHVVVPQALRRSVPGFQNEFTIVLKDTSIAIVIGIGELLTTGQNLYEGGQSTAALEIFLAVSLVYFVLTFATNRSLDRLSDYYAVPEGTT; encoded by the coding sequence ATGGCAGCAATCCTACTCCAGACCGCTGACTGGCTGTTCGTCATCGACAACTTGGGCCTGTTGCTCGGCGGGACAGCTGTCACCATCGCACTCACTGTCGCCAGTATTCTCCTGGGATTCACCATCGGGTTCCCGGCCGGGGCGATAGAGGTGTACGGCTCGGAACGGGCCAGTCGGCTGGTCGAGCAGGTCGGGGTTGTCCTTCGCGGCACCCCGCTGCTGGTCATCATTATGGTCCTGTACTTCGGCCTGTCCGTTTCCAGCAGCGCGTTCGTCACGGCGACTATCGCGCTCGGCCTCCGGAGCGCCGCCTACCAGTCCCAGATTTTCCGCGGTGCGCTCCAGAGCGTCGACGATGGGCAACTGGAAGCGGCACGCGCCGTCGCGATGTCCCGATTCGAAGCGATTCGGCACGTCGTCGTCCCGCAGGCGCTCCGTCGGAGTGTGCCGGGATTCCAGAACGAGTTCACTATCGTCCTCAAGGACACGAGCATCGCCATTGTCATCGGCATCGGCGAGCTGCTGACGACGGGCCAGAACCTCTACGAAGGCGGACAGTCGACCGCAGCGCTGGAGATATTCCTCGCCGTCAGCCTCGTCTACTTCGTGCTGACGTTTGCGACGAACCGGTCGCTCGACAGACTCAGTGACTACTACGCAGTACCGGAGGGAACAACATGA
- a CDS encoding basic amino acid ABC transporter substrate-binding protein produces the protein MPREARVDRRRYLQAIGGTVATLSVAGCQSGSGDSQTLTAGTAPGFPPFEMKQDGELVGFDVELLEAVIAATEYELSGWEELEFKSLIPALNNGNVDVVAAGMTINDDRDEAIDFSDPYYSSNQAIIVRENGSFSPSSLADLSGATVGAQKGTTGESVIKDQLIEAGTIQASQYNAYGNYVLAVEDLLNENVDVIIIDVPVANSFVANRPIKSAFVHETGEQFGFGIQSGNDELAGALNSGLTTVEDDGTYRDLTEKWFGQK, from the coding sequence ATGCCACGAGAGGCACGCGTAGACAGACGGAGGTATCTGCAGGCAATCGGTGGCACTGTCGCGACCCTGTCGGTCGCCGGCTGTCAATCGGGCAGCGGTGACTCACAGACGCTCACTGCGGGCACAGCGCCGGGCTTTCCGCCGTTTGAGATGAAACAGGACGGCGAACTCGTCGGCTTCGACGTCGAGCTACTGGAAGCCGTTATCGCGGCGACGGAGTACGAGCTGAGCGGCTGGGAGGAACTGGAGTTCAAATCACTCATCCCAGCGTTGAACAACGGAAATGTCGACGTCGTCGCGGCTGGCATGACGATAAACGATGACCGCGACGAGGCAATCGACTTCTCTGACCCGTACTACAGCTCGAATCAGGCTATTATCGTCCGGGAGAACGGGTCGTTCTCGCCGTCGTCGCTGGCTGACCTCTCCGGGGCGACGGTCGGGGCACAGAAAGGGACGACTGGTGAATCTGTTATCAAAGACCAGCTCATCGAAGCCGGGACGATTCAGGCGTCTCAGTACAACGCGTACGGCAACTACGTGCTCGCCGTCGAGGACCTGCTGAACGAAAACGTCGATGTCATCATCATCGATGTCCCCGTGGCGAACTCGTTCGTGGCAAATCGCCCCATCAAGTCTGCGTTCGTCCACGAGACTGGCGAGCAGTTCGGCTTCGGGATTCAGTCCGGTAACGACGAACTCGCGGGCGCGCTCAACAGCGGGCTGACCACAGTTGAGGACGACGGGACGTACCGGGACCTGACCGAGAAGTGGTTCGGACAAAAGTGA